The genome window GCCGGTTGCTGAAGTGATGACGGGCCTCCCAAATGTCATCACCGCGATGAATTTCCCTACCCTGATGAAGTGGGGGTACAACAACCTGCAGTTTATCCGGCCGATTCGCTGGCTGGTTTCACTCCTGAACGACCGAGTAGTTCCCTTCAGCATCCTAGACGTTGCCGCCGGTCGAACTACCCGTGGTCACCGTTTCCTGGGGCATGACATTGAATTAGCAACTGCTGAGGACTACGAAGCGGAATTGGAAAAGGAGTTCGTGATTGTGGACCCACTGCGGCGCAAGAAGGTCATCAGTGACCAAATTGACGCCATTGTGGAAGAACATGATTGGGTAATCGATAAAGACCCCGACCTATTAGAAGAGGTTACTAACCTGGTAGAATGGCCGACGGCGTTTGCCGGATCCTTTGATAAGAAGTACCTGGTACTGCCGGATGAAGTGCTAATTACTTCAATGAAGGATAACCAGCGCTTCTTCTACCTGCGTGACCACCAGGGCAAGCTGTTGCCAAACTTCATTGCTGTCCGCAACGGGAATAAGGAATACCTTGAGAATATCATCAAGGGGAATGAACGGGTCCTGGTTCCGCGACTGGAAGATGCTAAATTCTTCTATGAAGAGGACCAAAAACTGACGATTGACCAGTACATTGACCGCCTCAAGAAGGTTAGCTTCCACGATAAGATTAGTTCAATGTACGATAAGATGCAGCGGGTTGCGGTAATCGCCCAGTTGCTTGGGAAGCGCCTGAACTTGTCTGCTGCCGAGTTAGCGGACCTTGACCGGGCTGCCCACATTTACAAGTTTGACCTGACGACCCAGATGGTCGGTGAGTTTGCGGAATTGCAGGGAGTAATGGGCGAAATTTACGCCAAGCTCTTTGGTGAAAAGGACGATGTCGCTGCGGCTATCCGGGAACACTACATGCCAATCTCCGCGGAAGGTAACTTGCCAGCTACTAAGCTGGGGGCCATCCTGGCAATTGCGGACAAGCTGGATAGCATTCTTAGCTTCTTTGCCGTGGACATGATCCCATCCGGTTCTAATGACCCCTATGCATTGCGGCGGCAAGCATTTGGAATTGTCCGGATTATCAACGACCGCGGTTGGCACCTTTCCTTGCTGGGAATTCAACCAGTCCTCATTAAGGCCTTTGCTGACTCCGACATTGCAATTGACTTTGATTTGACGAAGAATGCGCCCGCCGTACGGACCTTCTTCCTGGACCGGCTCAAGCAGTTCTTTAGCGGTCGTCGCTTGCGGCATGATATTATTGATGCCGTTACCGATACGGAAAATGACGACATTGAAACGGTTTTTGAAGCCGCAGCGGCAATCGATGAACACAAGGAAGACGCCGACTTTAAGGATGCGGTCGAGGCCCTGACACGGGTATTGCGGATTAGCAAGAAGGGCCA of Limosilactobacillus oris contains these proteins:
- the glyS gene encoding glycine--tRNA ligase subunit beta, whose translation is MANSYLLEVGVEEMPAHVVTPSIKQLHQRVADYLKEERISFDEIQEFATPRRLALLIRGLADKQPDVDETVKGPAKKIAQDSDGNWTKAAIGFTRGQGATVDDIEFREVKGEEYVFVEKHIVGKPVAEVMTGLPNVITAMNFPTLMKWGYNNLQFIRPIRWLVSLLNDRVVPFSILDVAAGRTTRGHRFLGHDIELATAEDYEAELEKEFVIVDPLRRKKVISDQIDAIVEEHDWVIDKDPDLLEEVTNLVEWPTAFAGSFDKKYLVLPDEVLITSMKDNQRFFYLRDHQGKLLPNFIAVRNGNKEYLENIIKGNERVLVPRLEDAKFFYEEDQKLTIDQYIDRLKKVSFHDKISSMYDKMQRVAVIAQLLGKRLNLSAAELADLDRAAHIYKFDLTTQMVGEFAELQGVMGEIYAKLFGEKDDVAAAIREHYMPISAEGNLPATKLGAILAIADKLDSILSFFAVDMIPSGSNDPYALRRQAFGIVRIINDRGWHLSLLGIQPVLIKAFADSDIAIDFDLTKNAPAVRTFFLDRLKQFFSGRRLRHDIIDAVTDTENDDIETVFEAAAAIDEHKEDADFKDAVEALTRVLRISKKGHQDLAARVDPSLFENPSEKKLYTAVNEVAAGAANRTVAENFAELRQLAPVITEYFDENMIMDKNEAVRNNRLAQLAIIARLARVMGNLNDLIVK